One window of the Harpia harpyja isolate bHarHar1 unplaced genomic scaffold, bHarHar1 primary haplotype URTXT_28telo, whole genome shotgun sequence genome contains the following:
- the SLC17A7 gene encoding LOW QUALITY PROTEIN: vesicular glutamate transporter 1 (The sequence of the model RefSeq protein was modified relative to this genomic sequence to represent the inferred CDS: deleted 3 bases in 3 codons) encodes MQFNKEEFRRQVGAGLGRLHRALERRQDDAEGLELGPGGGPGGTLGGGAPHPPVLDCTCCGLPRRYGIAILCAIGFCISFGIRCNLGVAVVSMVNGAHGQRAQFNWDPETVGMIHGSFFWGYIVTQIPGGFIAQKFAANRVFGLAIVSTSLLNMLIPSAARTHVGCVIAVRVMQGLVEGVTYPACHGIWSKWAPPLERSRLATTAFCGSYAGAVVAMPLAGVLVQYTGWSSVFYVYGSFGVCWYLFWVLVSYESPAQHPTISPEERKYIEESIGESVGSNPLLLATPWRQFFTSMPVYAIIVANFCRSWTFYLLLISQPAYFEEVFGFEISKVGLLSALPHLVMTIVVPIGGQIADFLRSRGLMSTTNVRKMMNCGGFGMEATLLLVVGYSRSRAVAISFLVLAVGFSGFAISGFNVNHLDIAPRYASVLMGLSNGVGTLSGMVCPLIVGALTRHKTREEWQWVFLIAALVHYGGVAFYGVFASGEPQRWAEPPREEAEPLAPRGGDSDEEEEGEGEEEGGGGGGPPGGPPAGYGATGTTPAPGPRGETQG; translated from the exons atgcagttcaacaaggagGAGTTCAGGCGGCAGGtgggggccgggctgggccgccTGCACCG GGCCCTAGAGCGGCGGCAGGACGAtgcagaggggctggagctgggcccTGGGGGGGGA CCGGGGGGgactctgggggggggggccccgCACCCCCCCGTGCTGGACTGCACCTGCTGCGGCCTCCCCCGGCGCTACGGCATCGCCATCCTCTGCGCCATCGGCTTCTGCATCAGCTTTGGCATCCGCTGCAACCTGGGGGTGGCCGTCGTCAGCATGGTCAACGGGGCGCACGGGCAG cGCGCCCAGTTCAACTGGGACCCTGAGACAGTGGGGATGATCCACGGCTCCTTCTTCTGGGGGTACATCGTCACACAGATCCCGGGGGGCTTCATCGCCCAGAAGTTCGCAGCCAACag GGTCTTCGGCCTCGCCATCGTCTCCACGTCGCTCCTCAACATGCTGATCCCCTCGGCCGCCCGCACCCACGTGGGCTGTGTCATCGCCGTCCGTGTGATGCAGGGGCTGGTGGAG GGCGTGACCTACCCAGCGTGTCACGGGATCTGGAGCAAGTGGGCCCCGCCCCTGGAGAGGAGCCGCCTGGCGACCACGGCCTTCTGCG GGTCCTACGCGGGGGCGGTGGTGGCAATGCCCCTGGCCGGCGTCCTGGTGCAGTACACGGGCTGGAGCTCCGTCTTCTACGTCTATG GCAGCTTCGGGGTGTGCTGGTACCTGTTCTGGGTGCTGGTGTCCTACGAGAGCCCGGCCCAGCACCCCACCATCTCCCCCGAGGAGCGCAAGTACATCGAGGAGAGCATCGGGGAGAGTGTCGGCAGCAACCCCCTGCTG CTGGCCACGCCCTGGCGGCAGTTCTTCACCTCGATGCCCGTCTACGCCATCATCGTCGCCAACTTCTGCCGCAGCTGGACCTTCTACTTGCTGCTCATCAGCCAGCCTGCCTACTTCGAGGAGGTCTTCGGCTTCGAGATCAGCAAG GTGGGGCTGCTCTCGGCCCTGCCTCACCTGGTGATGACGATCGTCGTCCCCATCGGGGGCCAAATCGCCGATTTTCTGCGCTCCCGGGGGCTCATGTCGACCACCAACGTTCGCAAGATGATGAACTGCGGCG GTTTTGGCATGGAGGCGACGCTGTTGCTGGTGGTGGGGTACTCGCGGTCCCGTGCCGTCGCCATCTCCTTCCTCGTCCTGGCCGTCGGCTTCAGCGGCTTCGCCATCTCCG GGTTCAACGTCAACCACCTGGACATCGCCCCCCGCTACGCCAGCGTGCTGATGGGGCTCTCCAACGGGGTGGGGACGCTCTCGGGGATGGTCTGTCCCCTCATCGTGGGGGCCCTCACCAGGCACAAG ACGCGGGAGGAGTGGCAGTGGGTCTTCCTGATCGCGGCGCTGGTGCACTACGGCGGCGTGGCCTTCTACGGCGTCTTCGCCTCGGGGGAGCCGCAGCGGTGGGCGGAGCCGCCGCGCGAGGAGGCGGAGCCGCTGGCGCCCAGGGGCGGGGACagcgacgaggaggaggag ggggagggggaggaggaaggaggc ggggggggggggcccccggGCGGCCCCCCCGCGGGGTACGGGGCCACCGGCAccacccccgcccccggcccccgcggggaGACCCAGGGATGA
- the RPL13A gene encoding 60S ribosomal protein L13a yields the protein MAEPRVLVIDGRGHLLGRLAAIVAKQVLLGRRVVVVRCEGINISGNFYRNKLKFLAFLRKRMNTNPSRGPYHFRAPSRIFWRTVRGMLPHKTKRGQAALERLKVFDGIPPPYDKRKRMVVPAALKIIRLKPTRKFAFLGRLAHEVGWKYQAVTAALEEKRKEKAKLRYNKKKKLMSLRRRAERNVEGKTAPFTAVLRQHGLLL from the exons atggcggagCCGCGG GTTCTGGTGATCGACGGCCGCGGGCATCTCCTGGGCCGGCTGGCGGCCATCGTGGCCAAGCAGGTGCTGCTGG GCCGGCGCGTGGTCGTGGTGCGCTGCGAGGGCATCAACATCTCCGGCAACTTCTACCGCAACAAAC TGAAGTTCCTGGCCTTCCTGCGGAAGCGGATGAACACGAATCCCTCGCGGGGGCCCTACCACTTCCGTGCCCCCAGCCGCATCTTCTGGCGGACAGTGAGAG GGATGCTGCCTCACAAGACGAAGCGAGGGCAGGCGGCGCTGGAGAGGCTGAAGGTGTTCGATGGAATCCCCCCGCCCTACGACAAG CGGAAGCGCATGGTGGTTCCGGCTGCTCTCAAGATCATCCGTCTGAAGCCCACCCGCAAG ttcgcTTTCCTGGGCCGGCTGGCACATGAGGTGGGCTGGAAGTACCAGGCAGTGACGGCGGCgctggaagagaagaggaaagagaaggcgAAGCTGCGCTacaacaagaaaaagaagctgaTG AGCCTGCGGCGCCGGGCTGAGCGCAATGTGGAGGGGAAGACGGCGCCGTTCACGGCCGTGCTGCGCCAGCACGGGCTGCTGCTCTGA
- the DHDH gene encoding trans-1,2-dihydrobenzene-1,2-diol dehydrogenase — protein MALLPQGFWTRFFPAWERLQALVAGGALGEPRVLRGALAFTLGDVERVREPGLAGGALLDLGGYGLQMATALMGGAPCSLRAHGCLHPSGVDETVTMTLEYEGNRQAVLTCSMAAELPGGAALGGTQGWAEFPSHMNCPTELVVGGRRELFPLPPPSQPLNFPHGTGLRYEAQHVRECLLQGLTESPVMPLAESELIAQLLDEARRQVGAAGPEGGSPGAPSPMA, from the exons ATGGCCCTGCTCCCCCAGGGTTTCTGGACCCGCTTCTTCCCAGCCTGGGAGCGGCTGCAGGCACTGGTGGCCGGAGGGGCCCTGGGGGAGccccgggtgctgcggggggCCCTGGCCTTCACCCTGGGGGACGTGGAGCGGGTGCGGGAGCCTGGCCTGGCTGGGGGGGCCTTGCTAGACCTGGGGGGCTACGGGCTGCAGATGGCCACTGCCCTGATGGGGGGGGCACCCTGCAGCCTCAGGGCCCACGGCTGCCTCCACCCCTCCG GGGTGGACGAGACGGTGACGATGACGCTGGAGTACGAGGGGAACCGCCAGGCCGTGCTGACCTGCTCCATGGCGGCTGAGCTGCCAggcggggctgccctggggggcACCCAGGGATGGGCTGAG ttccccagCCACATGAACTGCCCAACTGAGCTGGTAGTGGGGGGCCGGCGGGagctcttccccctgccccccccctcccagcccctcaaCTTCCCCCACGGCACCGGCCTGCGCTACGAGGCCCAGCACGTCCGGGAGTGCCTGCTGCAGG GTCTGACTGAGAGCCCCGTGATGCCGCTGGCCGAGAGCGAGCTCATCGCCCAGCTGCTGGACGAGGCGCGGCGGCAggtgggggctgcggggccaGAGGGGGGCTCGccgggagcccccagccccatggcgTGA